The proteins below are encoded in one region of Cytophagales bacterium:
- a CDS encoding nickel-dependent hydrogenase large subunit: MATKELNISPVGRVEGDLDVKVFMEGGVVTRAHTQAAMFRGFERIMAGKDPQSGLIVTPRICGICGGSHLYCASSALDTAWGTKLSPNALLLRAIGQATETIQSIPRWFYAIFATDLANKKFASKPLYQEVVKRFAAYTGTSFQSGVTASGRPVEVYALFGGQWPHSSYMVPGGVMCAPTLKDITRAHAIMNQFRNDWLETTWLGCSIERYMQIKSWDDLMAWVEENESQRNSDLGLFIRASLEFGLDKFGQGVGKYIAYGTYLHKDRYNTPTIDSRNHALISSSGFYDGKSYHEFDHKQIFEHVDHSWFEHQKPAHPWDEPLPTPVVSQNLENSDFNGKYSWAKAPRYMGNAAEAGPLARVIMNANPNNMDHQIQDPLFGDIMEKLGPSVFTRTLARVHEAPRLYNYIDEWLTQIVLDDEFYIKPEEKDGKGFGATEAARGALAHWIEVEGGVIKNYQVVAPTTWNVGPNDAEGKSGPIEAALEGTEIEDPHDPVEVGMVARSFDSCLVCTVHAHDQKSGKELAKFKL, from the coding sequence ATGGCAACAAAAGAATTGAATATATCTCCAGTAGGTCGCGTAGAAGGAGACCTGGACGTAAAAGTTTTTATGGAAGGTGGTGTCGTTACCAGGGCACACACACAGGCGGCAATGTTCCGGGGATTCGAAAGAATCATGGCTGGAAAAGATCCGCAATCTGGACTGATTGTAACACCAAGAATCTGCGGGATCTGCGGGGGCTCACATTTGTATTGTGCCTCTTCGGCATTAGATACCGCATGGGGCACGAAGTTGTCTCCAAATGCACTTCTCTTGAGAGCAATCGGCCAAGCTACAGAAACCATTCAGAGTATACCCAGATGGTTTTATGCCATTTTCGCTACGGATTTGGCGAACAAGAAGTTTGCCAGCAAACCCCTTTATCAAGAAGTGGTAAAAAGGTTTGCTGCTTACACGGGTACTTCTTTTCAATCTGGAGTGACCGCAAGTGGTAGACCAGTCGAGGTATATGCACTATTCGGAGGCCAATGGCCTCACTCCAGCTACATGGTTCCTGGAGGAGTTATGTGCGCTCCAACATTGAAAGATATCACCAGAGCCCATGCTATTATGAACCAATTCAGAAATGACTGGTTAGAAACTACGTGGCTGGGATGCTCCATTGAAAGATATATGCAGATCAAAAGCTGGGATGATTTGATGGCCTGGGTTGAAGAAAACGAATCTCAACGAAATAGTGATTTAGGTCTTTTCATTAGGGCATCGCTCGAGTTTGGACTTGACAAATTTGGTCAAGGAGTCGGTAAATACATTGCATATGGGACATACTTGCACAAGGATAGATACAATACACCTACAATTGATAGCCGTAATCATGCGTTGATTAGCTCAAGTGGTTTCTACGACGGAAAGAGTTACCATGAATTTGATCACAAGCAAATCTTTGAGCATGTGGATCACTCTTGGTTTGAACATCAAAAACCGGCGCATCCATGGGATGAGCCGCTTCCAACTCCGGTAGTTTCTCAAAATCTTGAAAATTCCGATTTCAACGGTAAGTACAGTTGGGCAAAAGCACCTCGATATATGGGCAATGCAGCCGAAGCTGGTCCATTGGCACGTGTGATCATGAATGCAAATCCCAATAACATGGATCATCAAATTCAAGATCCGTTGTTCGGCGACATCATGGAAAAATTAGGACCAAGCGTGTTCACAAGAACGTTGGCCCGTGTGCATGAAGCTCCAAGATTGTACAATTACATTGATGAATGGTTAACACAGATTGTGCTTGACGATGAATTCTACATCAAACCTGAAGAAAAAGATGGTAAGGGATTTGGTGCCACTGAAGCCGCGAGAGGTGCTCTTGCTCATTGGATAGAAGTGGAAGGTGGAGTAATAAAAAATTATCAGGTTGTTGCCCCCACCACATGGAATGTCGGGCCAAATGACGCGGAAGGAAAATCTGGACCAATCGAGGCAGCTCTTGAAGGTACTGAGATTGAAGATCCGCATGATCCTGTAGAAGTAGGTATGGTAGCTAGATCCTTTGACTCTTGTTTGGTTTGTACCGTACATGCCCATGACCAGAAATCCGGCAAAGAGTTGGCAAAATTCAAACTATAA
- a CDS encoding hydrogenase maturation protease, with the protein MKKTAIMGFGNPVRSDDGIGCYVIDELKKTLDSGDITILDMGTSAFEVLYQLQGHSKILIVDAVINTGEPPGTLYKVPAREVMKTPEEDPMVFLHSLKWDQALSYAKKILQDQYPEDIQVYLISVDNTRLEVDLSPEVKEAGDKVVRLMLEELKATHEVRY; encoded by the coding sequence ATGAAGAAAACGGCAATAATGGGCTTTGGAAATCCTGTCCGCAGCGATGATGGGATTGGATGTTACGTAATCGATGAGCTAAAAAAAACACTTGATTCCGGAGATATCACCATACTCGATATGGGTACTTCAGCTTTTGAAGTGCTGTATCAACTTCAAGGTCATAGCAAGATCCTGATTGTGGATGCGGTGATCAACACAGGAGAACCTCCAGGCACGCTTTACAAAGTTCCGGCCAGAGAAGTGATGAAAACCCCGGAAGAAGATCCAATGGTTTTTCTGCATAGCTTGAAATGGGACCAGGCACTTTCATACGCTAAAAAAATACTGCAGGATCAATATCCCGAAGATATTCAGGTTTATCTTATCTCAGTTGATAATACTCGATTGGAGGTGGATTTATCTCCAGAGGTAAAAGAAGCTGGCGACAAAGTGGTTCGGTTAATGTTAGAAGAGTTAAAAGCAACGCATGAAGTGCGATATTAA
- a CDS encoding hydrogenase maturation nickel metallochaperone HypA, giving the protein MHEISLVRNIFRTLEAEFREDELDKLNQIDLTVGVLSNVEPILMQNAFEAVTEDQQRFLQTKLHVSVVPIIVKCELCGDESEVINYSFKCRNGHPTKNVIQGDELTIARVHFDE; this is encoded by the coding sequence ATGCACGAAATTTCATTGGTAAGAAACATTTTCCGAACGCTGGAGGCTGAGTTCAGAGAAGACGAACTTGACAAGCTCAACCAAATAGACCTCACAGTAGGTGTTCTGTCCAACGTGGAGCCTATATTGATGCAGAATGCTTTTGAGGCCGTAACAGAAGACCAGCAACGCTTTTTACAAACCAAATTGCACGTGAGTGTTGTCCCTATTATTGTTAAATGTGAATTGTGTGGCGATGAATCCGAAGTGATCAACTACTCTTTCAAATGTCGCAATGGTCACCCCACCAAAAACGTCATTCAGGGGGATGAACTCACAATAGCGCGCGTCCACTTTGATGAATGA
- the hypB gene encoding hydrogenase nickel incorporation protein HypB, which translates to MAAEKSSKAARGTVQCDNSSFNLLKANDFVADTIRKFVADKKILLINITSSAGSGKTTLMQETARRLSSKVNMKVLVGDLETERDADRIRETGIEALQIVTGGICHLEAQMVWQAMEQIDLEGVELLFVENVGNLVCPSSFDLGEDFRVTLLASTEGDDKPKKYPKMFHTSDLMLVSKSDLLPYIPFSVEAAIKDARDVNPDIEAIQISSLSGEGLDNWCEWLEERLKHKQENAAVTA; encoded by the coding sequence ATGGCAGCAGAAAAGTCAAGCAAAGCAGCAAGAGGCACCGTACAATGTGACAATAGCTCATTTAATTTATTGAAAGCCAACGATTTCGTCGCAGACACGATTCGCAAATTTGTTGCTGACAAAAAGATACTTTTGATTAATATCACCTCTTCGGCAGGAAGTGGTAAAACAACATTAATGCAGGAAACAGCCCGTCGACTCTCTTCTAAAGTCAACATGAAAGTGCTAGTCGGGGATCTTGAAACTGAAAGAGATGCAGACCGGATCAGAGAAACAGGAATCGAGGCTTTGCAAATTGTGACGGGCGGTATTTGCCACCTTGAAGCTCAAATGGTTTGGCAAGCGATGGAGCAAATTGATCTGGAAGGTGTGGAATTACTTTTTGTGGAGAATGTAGGGAACCTTGTATGCCCCTCCTCATTTGATTTGGGCGAGGATTTCAGGGTAACACTTTTGGCTTCAACAGAAGGTGATGATAAACCCAAGAAATATCCAAAGATGTTCCATACCAGCGATCTAATGCTAGTATCCAAGTCAGATCTGCTACCCTATATCCCCTTCTCGGTAGAAGCTGCTATTAAAGATGCAAGAGACGTCAATCCCGACATTGAGGCGATTCAAATATCCAGTTTATCTGGTGAAGGATTAGACAATTGGTGTGAGTGGCTTGAAGAAAGGTTAAAACATAAGCAAGAGAACGCTGCAGTTACTGCATAA
- the hypF gene encoding carbamoyltransferase HypF, whose amino-acid sequence MNTFHIHIKGRVQGVGFRPFVYQKALELGIKGWVCNATDGLHVRGTAKHSVSQQFYQICQTEKPELAVITESSFREVNPEAFDDFQIVESQNRKLEINISPDFAICSNCLAELHNPQDRRLSYPFITCTHCGPRYSILSGLPYDRPFTVMNSFEMCGSCKREYNEPLDRRYYSQTNSCQTCGIQLKLCLNNQKFELDQKEILTAVNRQLKEDKIIAVKGIGGFLLLCDAASEKAIRILRKRKQRPTKPFAVLFPNIIAVEEHFHICKEEKDQLLGPVSPIVLLSIRNRSSFLMDWIAPGLDSLGVMIPYAPLLEIISSGFAGPLIATSANISGAPIIHEEDISALSQLADIVLDHNRPITFPQDDSVIQFSPFTKRQIVLRRSRGISPSIFQGIKSPNHDTLALGAEMKGSFGLTVNNNTYISQYLGNLSHYDNRIQFERILNSFLELVSPDLKEIVVDEHPGYFSHEFGKTLVMERNISLTKVQHHKAHFAAILNEKELMHDDKVLGVVWDGTGYGSDGHIWGGEFFEYHNYTMHRVAHLAYFNNLAFDRMALDNRLCALSILGIQDREKLKPYFKSQEWDFYNKALDTRRTLSSSMGRVFDAVAFLSGLSQENNYEGQAAMLVEQDARKAFASARQFQPYSFSLDGDQVSLERTFHEIMNDREHLQHDISARFHLTLVEIIRTVAKSYGFEKVAFSGGVFQNGLLMDLISNQLHEDFQLYFHTELSPNDENIAYGQLAYAQNLMLKENQNLKQFESCV is encoded by the coding sequence TTGAACACTTTTCATATACATATCAAAGGAAGAGTTCAGGGTGTAGGTTTTCGCCCGTTTGTCTATCAAAAAGCTCTTGAATTAGGCATCAAAGGTTGGGTTTGCAATGCCACCGATGGACTACATGTAAGAGGCACTGCCAAACATTCTGTTTCTCAGCAATTCTATCAAATCTGCCAAACCGAAAAACCGGAATTGGCTGTGATTACTGAGTCTTCTTTTCGAGAAGTCAATCCGGAAGCATTTGATGACTTCCAAATTGTAGAAAGTCAGAATCGTAAACTTGAAATTAATATTTCACCCGACTTTGCGATTTGCTCAAATTGTCTAGCCGAGCTACACAATCCCCAGGATAGAAGATTATCCTACCCCTTCATCACCTGCACACATTGCGGTCCTCGATATTCAATACTTTCGGGTTTACCTTATGACCGTCCCTTTACGGTCATGAACTCGTTCGAAATGTGTGGATCCTGCAAGAGAGAATATAACGAACCATTAGATCGGCGCTATTACTCACAGACCAATTCCTGTCAAACATGCGGGATACAATTGAAACTGTGCCTGAATAATCAAAAGTTTGAACTCGATCAAAAAGAGATCCTAACTGCTGTCAATCGACAACTGAAAGAGGATAAAATCATTGCAGTAAAGGGAATCGGGGGATTCCTCCTTCTTTGCGATGCAGCATCCGAAAAAGCCATAAGAATTTTACGTAAACGAAAGCAACGACCAACCAAGCCATTTGCGGTACTATTTCCAAACATCATTGCAGTTGAAGAGCACTTCCACATTTGTAAAGAAGAGAAAGACCAACTACTTGGACCAGTCTCTCCAATTGTTCTACTGTCAATAAGGAATAGATCGTCCTTTCTCATGGATTGGATTGCTCCAGGTCTCGATAGTCTGGGCGTAATGATTCCTTATGCCCCGCTTTTAGAGATCATCTCTTCTGGATTTGCAGGACCATTAATCGCCACAAGCGCAAATATCAGTGGAGCACCCATTATACACGAAGAAGATATTTCAGCACTTTCTCAGCTGGCTGATATAGTACTTGATCACAATCGACCAATTACCTTTCCTCAAGATGATTCGGTTATTCAATTTAGTCCGTTCACTAAACGTCAAATAGTACTACGTAGGTCACGAGGAATCTCTCCGAGCATCTTTCAAGGTATCAAATCACCTAATCATGACACACTTGCCCTCGGAGCGGAAATGAAAGGATCATTCGGGCTCACAGTAAATAACAATACCTATATCTCTCAATACCTTGGAAATCTCAGCCATTACGACAACCGAATTCAATTTGAAAGAATCTTAAATAGTTTTTTAGAACTAGTCAGTCCGGACCTTAAGGAAATCGTCGTTGACGAACATCCCGGATATTTCTCACATGAATTCGGAAAAACGCTCGTCATGGAAAGAAATATTTCCCTAACGAAAGTGCAGCATCATAAAGCCCATTTTGCCGCCATATTGAATGAAAAAGAACTGATGCACGATGATAAGGTTTTAGGGGTGGTTTGGGATGGGACAGGTTACGGATCTGATGGACATATTTGGGGCGGAGAATTCTTCGAATATCATAATTACACAATGCACAGAGTCGCTCACCTTGCCTACTTCAATAATCTGGCATTTGACCGAATGGCCCTCGACAACAGATTGTGCGCACTCTCAATCCTTGGAATCCAAGACCGTGAAAAGCTAAAGCCCTATTTCAAGTCGCAGGAATGGGACTTTTACAATAAGGCGCTTGATACTCGGAGAACATTGTCAAGTAGTATGGGTCGTGTATTTGATGCCGTAGCTTTTCTTTCCGGCCTCTCCCAAGAAAATAACTATGAAGGTCAAGCTGCCATGCTTGTAGAGCAGGATGCGAGAAAAGCTTTTGCTTCAGCAAGACAATTTCAACCCTATTCTTTTAGTCTGGATGGTGATCAGGTTTCATTGGAAAGAACGTTCCACGAAATCATGAACGACCGAGAACACCTCCAACATGACATCAGCGCCCGATTTCATTTGACCCTGGTTGAAATCATAAGAACCGTGGCAAAATCATATGGATTTGAAAAGGTAGCATTCAGTGGAGGCGTATTTCAAAATGGTCTGTTGATGGATTTGATCTCAAATCAACTTCACGAAGATTTCCAGCTGTACTTCCATACCGAATTATCACCGAATGATGAAAATATCGCATACGGTCAGTTGGCCTATGCCCAGAATTTAATGCTAAAAGAAAACCAAAATCTTAAACAGTTTGAATCATGTGTTTAG
- a CDS encoding HypC/HybG/HupF family hydrogenase formation chaperone — translation MCLAIPGKIKAIESQMDGILRMAKVQFGGITKEASLEMVPQAKEGDYVLVHVGVAISVVNEEEAKKTFEFLKEAGELDELEPASIDQLKDQ, via the coding sequence ATGTGTTTAGCAATACCAGGAAAAATAAAGGCCATCGAATCACAAATGGATGGCATTCTGCGGATGGCCAAAGTTCAATTTGGGGGAATTACTAAAGAAGCTAGTTTGGAAATGGTACCTCAAGCCAAAGAAGGAGACTATGTCCTTGTCCATGTGGGAGTAGCTATAAGTGTCGTAAATGAAGAGGAAGCCAAAAAAACGTTCGAGTTTCTAAAGGAAGCTGGAGAGCTCGATGAGTTGGAACCCGCCTCCATCGACCAACTAAAAGATCAATAA
- the hypD gene encoding hydrogenase formation protein HypD has protein sequence MKYLSEYRDPELVTQYLDEIKKTVTQPWTIMEVCGGQTHSLVKYGILDLLPKEITMVHGPGCPVCVTPLNLIDKAVYLAEEKDVILCSFGDMLRVPGSERSLLEAKANGADIRILYSPLEAVKIAKENPEREVVFFAVGFETTAPANALSVLHAKRTELTNYSILASHVLVPPAISALMSDPESVVQAFLAAGHVCTIMGLEEYYPLVEEYNIPIVVTGFEPVDLLQGILMTIKQLEAGVAKLENQYTRMVSEEGNPNAKQAIFEVFDVTNRMWRGMDVIPSSGYQVKKDLEQYDANVKFEVTIEEASEHAECIAGDIMKGLKKPFDCAQFGKKCKPSNPLGAPMVSSEGACAAYYNYSGETELAEV, from the coding sequence ATGAAGTATCTGAGCGAATATAGAGATCCGGAGCTGGTCACGCAGTACCTAGACGAAATCAAAAAAACCGTTACGCAACCCTGGACAATCATGGAAGTTTGCGGAGGTCAAACACACAGTTTAGTAAAGTATGGCATACTTGATTTGTTACCCAAAGAAATTACCATGGTTCATGGTCCTGGTTGTCCGGTTTGTGTCACACCACTTAATTTGATTGATAAAGCTGTTTATCTAGCTGAGGAGAAGGATGTAATCCTGTGCTCATTCGGGGACATGCTGAGAGTGCCTGGGTCAGAAAGAAGTTTATTGGAAGCAAAGGCGAATGGTGCTGATATTCGCATCCTCTATTCGCCATTGGAAGCAGTGAAAATTGCTAAAGAAAACCCTGAAAGAGAGGTCGTCTTCTTTGCCGTTGGATTTGAGACCACAGCTCCTGCAAATGCCCTATCGGTGTTGCACGCCAAAAGGACAGAATTGACTAACTACTCTATTCTTGCCTCACATGTGCTCGTTCCACCTGCTATATCCGCACTCATGAGTGATCCAGAAAGTGTGGTGCAAGCCTTTTTGGCAGCAGGTCATGTGTGCACCATCATGGGGTTAGAGGAATATTATCCATTGGTGGAAGAATACAATATTCCGATCGTAGTGACAGGGTTTGAACCTGTGGATTTACTTCAAGGTATTTTAATGACCATCAAGCAGCTGGAAGCGGGCGTAGCAAAATTGGAAAATCAATATACCCGAATGGTGAGCGAAGAAGGAAACCCAAATGCTAAGCAAGCCATTTTTGAAGTTTTTGATGTCACCAATCGCATGTGGAGAGGTATGGATGTCATTCCTTCTAGTGGCTATCAGGTAAAGAAAGATCTTGAGCAATATGATGCCAATGTAAAGTTTGAGGTGACTATTGAAGAGGCATCAGAACATGCTGAATGCATCGCCGGCGATATCATGAAGGGGCTTAAGAAACCATTTGATTGTGCTCAGTTTGGCAAGAAATGTAAACCGTCCAATCCACTCGGTGCTCCAATGGT